In Marinobacter sp. LQ44, the following are encoded in one genomic region:
- a CDS encoding response regulator, whose amino-acid sequence MARAHALIIEDSSTARIILARLLERSGISSKGVSTAEEAFSLLQHESYDVIFLDHLLPGMNGFQALEQLKSQPHTRDIPVFMYTSQNAERYIDEAKTLGAAGVIRKQIDREQLQKTLDTLLVNSPEPEYSEAFRIAVEETGRTAQENTEQATRKLTGRMSTLEVAYEELEEELRELRQASENAERQHTDRINRQSRSIRWLMVAAVLLVVALVWVSSWQANILGNHIQRTNEQFELMHSIVGGVIELISR is encoded by the coding sequence ATGGCACGGGCGCACGCACTGATTATCGAAGATTCGTCAACTGCCAGGATCATCCTGGCCCGACTCCTCGAACGATCAGGCATCAGTAGCAAAGGAGTCTCAACTGCAGAGGAAGCATTCTCGCTACTCCAGCACGAGTCCTATGACGTTATCTTTCTGGATCACCTTTTACCGGGCATGAACGGATTCCAGGCTCTGGAACAACTCAAAAGCCAGCCTCACACACGCGACATACCTGTTTTCATGTACACCTCACAGAACGCCGAGCGCTACATTGATGAAGCAAAGACCCTTGGCGCTGCCGGAGTTATTCGTAAGCAGATTGATCGAGAGCAGCTGCAGAAAACTCTGGATACCTTACTGGTAAACAGCCCGGAACCCGAGTACAGCGAAGCTTTCAGAATTGCTGTGGAGGAAACTGGCAGAACAGCACAGGAGAATACCGAGCAGGCTACCCGTAAACTCACCGGTCGGATGTCGACCCTGGAAGTAGCCTATGAAGAGCTTGAGGAAGAATTAAGGGAGCTCAGGCAAGCCAGCGAAAACGCCGAGCGCCAACACACCGATCGTATCAACCGTCAAAGCCGAAGCATCCGATGGCTGATGGTTGCAGCAGTGTTACTGGTCGTAGCGCTGGTATGGGTTAGCAGCTGGCAGGCCAACATCCTGGGCAATCACATTCAGCGTACCAATGAACAATTTGAGTTGATGCACAGCATTGTAGGTGGGGTGATCGAATTGATCAGCCGATAA